A window of the Eschrichtius robustus isolate mEscRob2 chromosome 5, mEscRob2.pri, whole genome shotgun sequence genome harbors these coding sequences:
- the PDCD1 gene encoding programmed cell death protein 1, translating to MGTPRALWPLVWAVLQLGWQPGWLLDAPSRPWSPLTFSPARLTVPEGANATFTCSFSSKPEHFVLNWYRMSPSNQTDKLAAFPEDRSQPGRDRRFHVTPLPGGRRFHMSIMAAQRNDSGVYFCGAIYLPPKTQINESRPAELTVTEGVLELPTERPSPPPRPEGQLQGLVTGITSALLGVLLLLLLTWVLAAVFLWATRGNAPPPLGDRRAVPPSLPKKEGSPAGPACTVDYGELDFQWREETPDPPAPCVPEQTEYATIVFPGRPGSPGRRASADSPQGPRPLRTEDGHCSWPL from the exons ATGGGGACCCCGCGGGCACTGTGGCCACTCGTCTGGGCCGTGCTGCAGCTGGGCTGGCAGCCAGGATGGCTCCTAG ATGCCCCCAGCAGGCCCTGGAGCCCCCTCACCTTCTCCCCGGCCCGGCTCACTGTGCCCGAGGGGGCGAACGCCACCTTCACCTGCAGCTTCTCCAGCAAGCCCGAGCACTTCGTCCTCAACTGGTACCGCATGAGCCCCAGCAACCAGACGGACAAGCTGGCCGCCTTCCCCGAGGACCGCAGCCAGCCTGGCCGGGACCGGCGTTTCCACGTCACGCCGCTGCCCGGCGGGCGACGCTTCCACATGAGCATCATGGCCGCCCAGCGCAATGACAGCGGCGTCTACTTCTGTGGGGCCATCTACCTGCCCCCCAAGACGCAGATCAACGAGAGCCGGCCTGCGGAGCTCACGGTGACAG AGGGAGTCCTGGAGCTGCCCACAGAgcgccccagccccccacccaggCCCGAAGGCCAGTTGCAGGGCCTGGTCACCGGCATCACAAGCGCCCTGCTGGGggttctgctgctgctgctgctgacctGGGTCCTGGCGGCCGTCTTCCTCTGGGCCACTCGAGGTAATGCCCCGCCG CCCCTCGGAGACCGACGAGccgtccctccctctctccccaagaAGGAGGGCTCCCCCGCCGGGCCTGCGTGCACCGTGGACTACGGGGAGCTGGACTTCCAGTGGCGAGAGGAGACCCCGGATCCCCCGGCCCCCTGTGTCCCTGAGCAGACCGAGTACGCCACCATCGTCTTCCCGGGCAGGCCGGGCTCCCCAGGCCGCAGGGCTTCCGCAGACAGCCCGCAGGGGCCCCGGCCTCTGAGAACTGAGGACGGACACTGCTCCTGGCCCCTCTGA
- the NEU4 gene encoding LOW QUALITY PROTEIN: sialidase-4 (The sequence of the model RefSeq protein was modified relative to this genomic sequence to represent the inferred CDS: inserted 6 bases in 5 codons; deleted 3 bases in 2 codons), with the protein MPVKRPPLIHPLGGDLFVAWLAGRSWILTQPWGTASSRLPATEWALVSACERVGEASIPAAAPQPALRGPLLRHLRFLSQPLDPTALGGANSLPSLCTRTRGPAPVSLPQVTPPQKGRPGHTPSPLQEPGPVEHGALRVPAQTVLFQGKRADLTYRVPSLLPVPPGPTLLAFAEQQLSPDDAHAHRLVQRTDTLAGGPVRWGAALVLRAAALDEHRSRNPCPVHVARTAXVFLFIAVHGREAAQIAAGENAARLCCVTSGDAGRSWGGARDLTAEAVGGAEQDWATFAVGSTHGVRLGSGRLLVLAYTYRVDRRECFGEICGTDPHSFXRTWHRRGLVPNLRSGEGQLAVVDRGPAGGILYCNAWSPLGSHVQVLSVDEGASFLPGELVLALAETAGGCQDSIVGFLAPPSSRPEDEGCSMGTRNPLHLPHLCPEPQEPPEEEGAGDTRGGGGLGGTEGCGDGPGEPGPGSGLGGNRGAWTPELPVPXSALSQSPTWLLYSHPVGHRAQLHMGIRLSRSSXDPHSCTEPWAIHEGPSGYSDLASIRPTPERALTFACLYESGTGVSYEEISFCMFSLQEVLGNVRAAPXHPSLGDKPPGRCRPS; encoded by the exons TCGCATGGCTGGCAGGACGGTCCTGGATCCTGACGCAGCCCTGGGGCACGGCCAGCTCCCGGCTCCCGGCCACGGAGTGGGCCCTTGTCTCTGCCTGTGAGCGGGTCGGAGAGGCAAGCATTCCTGCAGCCGCCCCGCAGCCAGCTCTGCGGGGCCCG CTGCTCAGACACCTCCGGTTCCTGTCGCAGCCCCTGGACCCCACTGCGCTGGGGGGAGCAAACTCACTGCCATCCCTG TGCACCCGCACCCGAGGCCCCGCCCCTGTGAGCCTCCCTCAGGTGACCCCACCCCAGAAAGGCCGCCCAGGCCACACTCCGTCACCCCTGCAGGAACCTGGGCCTGTGG AGCATGGGGCCCTGCGTGTCCCCGCGCAGACCGTGCTCTTCCAGGGCAAGAGGGCCGACCTGACGTACCGCGTGCCCTCACTGCTGCCCGTGCCCCCCGGGCCCACCCTGCTGGCCTTCGCGGAGCAGCAGCTGAGCCCCGACGACGCCCACGCCCACCGCCTGGTGCAGAGGACCGACACGCTGGCTGGGGGCCCCGTGCGG TGGGGCGCCGCGCTTGTGCTGCGGGCGGCGGCCCTGGACGAGCACCGCTCCAGGAACCCCTGCCCGGTGCACGTCGCGCGCACGGC GGTCTTcctcttcatcgccgtgcacgGCCGCGAGGCCGCGCAGATCGCTGCGGGCGAGAACGCC GCGCGCCTCTGCTGCGTGACCAGCGGGGACGCGGGGCGCAGCTGGGGTGGCGCGCGGGACCTCACAGCGGAGGCAGTGGGCGGCGCCGAGCAGG ACTGGGCCACGTTTGCTGTCGGCTCCACCCATGGCGTCCGGCTGGGCTCGGGCCGCCTGCTGGTGCTGGCCTACACGTACCGCGTGGACCGGCGAGAGTGCTTCGGTGAGATCTGTGGGACCGACCCCCACTCCT GCCGTACCTGGCACCGCCGGGGCCTCGTGCCCAACCTGCGCTCGGGCGAGGGCCAGTTGGCGGTGGTGGACAGAGGGCCGGCCGGGGGCATCCTCTACTGCAATGCCTGGAGCCCCCTGGGCAGCCATGTGCAGGTGCTCAGTGTAGACGAGGGCGCCTCCTTCCTGCCTGGGGAGCTGGTACTTGCCCTGGCCGAGACCGCTGGGGGCTGCCAGGACAGCATTGTGGGCTTTCTGGCCCCGCCCTCCAGCAGGCCGGAGGATGAGGGGTGCTCCATGGGTACCAGGAACCCCCTCCACCTTCCACACCTCTGCCCTGAGCCCCAGGAACCCCCAGAGGAA GAGGGCGCTGGAGACACccgagggggtggggggctgggtggGACAGAGGGATGTGGGGATGGCCCCGGTGAGCCTGGCCCAGGGTCTGGGCTTGGTGGGAACAGGGGGGCCTGGACCCCCGAGCTCCCGGTCC CCTCGGCCTTGTCTCAGAGCCCCACGTGGCTGCTGTATTCCCACCCGGTGGGGCACAGGGCACAGCTCCACATGGGCATCCGCCTGAGCCGGTCCT CGGACCCCCACAGCTGCACGGAGCCCTGGGCGATCCACGAGGGCCCCAGTGGCTACTCTGACCTGGCGTCCATCAGGCCCACCCCCGAGAGAGCCCTGACCTTTGCCTGTCTGTACGAGAGTGGGACCGGGGTCTCCTACGAGGAGATCTCCTTCTGCATGTTCTCCCTGCAGGAGGTCCTGGGGAACGTGAGGGCGGCGC GGCATCCCAGCCTTGGGGACAAGCCTCCGGGGCGCTGCCGGCCCTCCTGA